The Colletotrichum destructivum chromosome 7, complete sequence genome contains the following window.
CGCTGGAAGTTCTTGGCATCGCGCAGTTTCTGGTCTGCATCTTTCGCGGACGCGGCCTCGGACTCCAGCAGCTCATCACGGACCTGTTTTGGGGACTCCCCTGCCTTGGGccagccgacgccgacgggccAGCCCTTGATGCCGCGCTGGCGGGCGTAACCATCAGCGACAGCGAGCCAGTTGTCGGTCTTGATGTCGGCCGATGCGTCGAATGCCACGACAACGTCGACGTCTCGGCCAGGACGAAGGAGCGGGTAGATGGGAAGGTTGTTGGACATGCCGGCATCCATGAGCTGGATATATTCTGATTTGCATGCACTCGGCGGTGTCGTATTGGGGAGTTTTTCTTCCATGCCGTAGACGAAGTTCGCAACCGTTCCGGGGTCAATGGGGTGGACTTTGCTGAGGTCCTCGTTGTAGCCGCTGATCATGCCGTCCAAGGAGCTGAATCCGGCGATGCTCTGAACGAGGGGGCGAACCTCGTTATAGTAGTGGCTCAAAGTCGCACAGAAGGCGCTGCCGAAGACGCCAAGGAGGAAGGGCATGCGCGTCTCGGGGAGGTGAAACCCTTCTTCGGGGggcacgtcgacgccgttcTTGAAGCGCCGCCCCATAGCCCAGGTAGGAATGCCAGCCTGGAACTCTTCACAGAAGAATTCGTAAGGTGTGATTTCGAACCACTGAAAccaggcctccttcttggcaaCTTCTTTGGCCGCATCCGAGGTAGAAGGGACCTCGCCGCTCCCGTCAAGGTCGATGTCGGGAATCTCATGGCGGACGGCCGTGTAGATTGGGAGTGGGTTCTGGCCGTACTTGATATAGTCGCGCTGGTTTGAGAGCTTAAAGTCTCGATCGTTTACCTCCAGGTCGCCTTTAGGGACCAAGTATCTTGCCGCCAAGAGCAGGCCGTagacgtcgacgagaccaAAGTCAGCTCCCGGGTcgcccttgagcttctcgacgagacCGCTAAGAAGATACTTGCTCGTGGGCGCAGACAGCAGAGTTTGAAAGGCCACGGGAGGATAGGCGATGTGAACGCCGGCTCGAGCCTTGAGGTGTTGCAGGACGCGACCAAGGCTGCCCTCCGAAATGGACGAGTGATACAGTACCTGCAGCCAACAGGAGCCGCTCACGCCGGAGGTGTAGGTAACGCAGTCGAAaaggccgtcttcatcggcggcaagcATAGATCCGGTGCCAGCAACGAGGGCCCTGAGACCTCCTCCGGAGCCGCACATGGCGATAGTCGGGACGTCTTCCGGATGTACGTCCTTTTCGTCAAGTTCTAGATATTTGGCCAAGGCCATGGTCGTgaccctcttcctcctcgccaaaaactccttttcctcctcgcAAAGATCGTTGGAGACCCTGACGTTAGCGGCATATTGCACTTCGGGGTTGACGAAAGGGTCGTGGGCTTCTCGCCAGATCTCATCGGCCAGAGACCCAGGTGCCATGGATAGCTGCAGTTGTCAGTATTCAGAAACGAGGGAGTGAGAGCGTCGCAATACTCACCTCTCTCTGGAGTTTCCGAATGTATCCGGGAATCAACCGGGACCATTCTGGCAAAATGAAGCCGACAATCTTATCGGCACTCCATTCAATGTCGGTAGCATCAGACAAGGTCTGGAACTTGAGGGTGAAATTGTACCACGCGGCGCCGTTGGAGCCGCCGTTTGCTTTCCCGGCCTGTCGGTCGCGGATCTTGTTCTCCCTGTCCTCTTCGGCGAGCGACAGGCGCTCGAATTCCTCCGAGGGGTACAGCCACCACACGAGTAAGCCGCCTGTGAGCAGGGCGACGG
Protein-coding sequences here:
- a CDS encoding Putative lysophospholipase, catalytic domain, Acyl transferase/acyl hydrolase/lysophospholipase, with protein sequence MRLFALHPRDALRRAGTRGIHHSVTVGRIRTHGLLVHRRPTLSRQSQHGFFTVREKIPTKKKSIPVALLTGGLLVWWLYPSEEFERLSLAEEDRENKIRDRQAGKANGGSNGAAWYNFTLKFQTLSDATDIEWSADKIVGFILPEWSRLIPGYIRKLQRELSMAPGSLADEIWREAHDPFVNPEVQYAANVRVSNDLCEEEKEFLARRKRVTTMALAKYLELDEKDVHPEDVPTIAMCGSGGGLRALVAGTGSMLAADEDGLFDCVTYTSGVSGSCWLQVLYHSSISEGSLGRVLQHLKARAGVHIAYPPVAFQTLLSAPTSKYLLSGLVEKLKGDPGADFGLVDVYGLLLAARYLVPKGDLEVNDRDFKLSNQRDYIKYGQNPLPIYTAVRHEIPDIDLDGSGEVPSTSDAAKEVAKKEAWFQWFEITPYEFFCEEFQAGIPTWAMGRRFKNGVDVPPEEGFHLPETRMPFLLGVFGSAFCATLSHYYNEVRPLVQSIAGFSSLDGMISGYNEDLSKVHPIDPGTVANFVYGMEEKLPNTTPPSACKSEYIQLMDAGMSNNLPIYPLLRPGRDVDVVVAFDASADIKTDNWLAVADGYARQRGIKGWPVGVGWPKAGESPKQVRDELLESEAASAKDADQKLRDAKNFQREHETKENNPNEDTERGQAAKFSPGDEEAGELGYCTVWVGTTQERVSEPPPPSKAITEANHWQIMEPDAGIAIIYLPYLANPQVPGVNPGTTDFLSTWNFVYTPEQIEQVAALARANYAEGREQIRGTVRAVYERKKKLRLDREEKSRRDRYRKLVRQGMAHKLGEGDQFS